The Clostridium sporogenes genome contains a region encoding:
- a CDS encoding response regulator transcription factor, with protein sequence MEELFKILVVDDEERILDVVKAYLEKEGYEVITAMDGEEAIKLFKEISFHLVILDLMLPKLSGEQVCSKIREFSNVPIIMLTAKVEEEDKLEGLSIGADDYLTKPFSVRELVARVKALIRRAYRGKYPLADHLILNDGDLEVDIRKMKVLKKGKVVTLTPYEFKVLVSLLANQGQVFTREQLVEQAFGYDYESFDRTVDTYIKNIRQKIEDNPKAPNYITTVYGVGYRFGGKN encoded by the coding sequence ATGGAAGAACTTTTTAAGATACTAGTTGTAGATGATGAAGAAAGAATATTAGATGTGGTAAAAGCCTATCTAGAAAAAGAAGGTTATGAAGTGATAACTGCAATGGATGGTGAAGAAGCAATTAAGTTATTTAAAGAAATATCATTTCATTTAGTTATATTGGATTTAATGCTACCAAAGCTATCTGGTGAGCAGGTTTGTTCAAAAATAAGAGAATTTTCTAATGTTCCAATTATTATGCTTACAGCAAAAGTAGAGGAAGAGGATAAGCTAGAAGGTCTTTCTATAGGAGCAGATGATTATCTTACAAAACCTTTTAGTGTAAGGGAACTTGTGGCAAGAGTAAAGGCTCTTATTAGAAGAGCTTATAGAGGGAAGTATCCATTGGCAGATCATCTAATACTTAATGATGGAGACCTAGAAGTTGACATAAGAAAAATGAAAGTATTAAAAAAGGGAAAAGTGGTTACATTAACGCCTTATGAGTTTAAAGTGCTTGTTTCATTATTAGCTAATCAAGGACAGGTTTTTACTAGAGAACAGTTAGTTGAACAAGCTTTTGGATATGATTATGAAAGTTTTGATAGAACTGTAGATACTTATATAAAAAATATAAGACAAAAGATAGAAGATAATCCTAAAGCACCTAACTATATTACTACTGTATATGGAGTTGGATACAGATTTGGAGGAAAAAATTAA
- a CDS encoding sulfite exporter TauE/SafE family protein: MSIKKERIKVYDMTCTSCENRVEKAIKKLEGVLHAKASYMGEFVKVEYDDKLCNQNKIKSAIKNAGYSTQNSNDYKFMGVFIVVAAIIMLGLKTSGFDMEEKLTNASYIVLFVVGILTSIHCVGMCGGIMLSQSLSSESNNKFEAMKPAVLYNLGRVVSYTLLGGIIGALGSAFSLSITTKAALQIFAGLFMIMMGFNMAGFNIFRKFHIKLPHFACKVKNKSGSPFIVGLLNGFMPCGPLQTMQLFALGTGSAVKGSLSMFMFSLGTVPLMLTFGALSGLLSKGHTKKLLKFSGVLIIVLGFIMGNRGLTLAGININPMKALASNTRSSDDFSNSNVAKATLENGVQIIKMTANNNGYTPNAFYVQKGIPAKWIINGEELNSCNNAIIAQSIMEKEFKIKKGENIINFTPGDKDINFSCWMGMISGVIKVVDNLDAVDTSKTDPSLPPASTGPSCCAVPVDESSQAEQSSIYGNNMALVPTEKLINKALPSGEYQSATFKGIGSELQPLIAVTGNNSKTKLSFNLNDFDNAEGKYIILDLETRNEVFSFTAKKGVNEIEFSPKKAGSYGILKDNVILGIIEVVDDLESADMERIREKHVE; the protein is encoded by the coding sequence ATGAGCATAAAAAAAGAAAGAATTAAAGTATATGATATGACATGTACCTCTTGTGAAAATAGAGTTGAAAAAGCTATTAAAAAATTAGAGGGAGTATTACATGCAAAAGCTTCTTATATGGGAGAGTTTGTTAAAGTTGAATATGATGATAAATTATGTAACCAAAATAAAATTAAATCCGCTATAAAAAACGCTGGATACAGCACACAAAATTCTAATGACTATAAATTTATGGGAGTTTTTATAGTTGTTGCAGCTATTATAATGCTGGGTTTAAAAACTAGTGGTTTTGATATGGAAGAAAAGCTAACTAATGCTTCCTATATAGTTCTTTTTGTAGTAGGGATTCTAACATCAATTCACTGTGTAGGCATGTGCGGTGGAATTATGCTTTCACAAAGTTTATCTAGTGAAAGTAATAATAAGTTTGAAGCTATGAAACCAGCAGTTTTATATAATTTAGGAAGAGTTGTATCTTACACACTACTTGGTGGAATAATTGGTGCCCTAGGTTCAGCATTTTCGCTTTCTATTACTACAAAAGCAGCTCTTCAAATATTTGCTGGTTTATTTATGATTATGATGGGTTTCAATATGGCTGGATTTAATATATTTAGAAAGTTCCATATTAAGTTACCCCACTTTGCATGTAAAGTTAAAAACAAATCTGGATCTCCATTTATTGTTGGTCTTTTAAATGGATTCATGCCCTGTGGACCTCTTCAAACTATGCAACTTTTTGCTCTAGGTACAGGAAGTGCAGTAAAAGGTTCTTTATCAATGTTTATGTTTTCTTTAGGAACTGTGCCACTTATGCTAACCTTTGGTGCATTATCAGGTCTTTTAAGTAAAGGTCATACTAAAAAGTTGCTTAAATTTAGTGGAGTCCTTATTATAGTTCTTGGGTTTATAATGGGTAACAGAGGTCTTACTCTTGCTGGTATAAATATTAATCCTATGAAAGCTCTGGCTAGCAATACTAGAAGTTCAGATGATTTTTCTAATTCAAATGTCGCTAAAGCAACTTTAGAAAATGGAGTTCAAATTATTAAAATGACTGCTAATAACAATGGTTACACACCTAATGCCTTTTATGTACAAAAAGGTATACCTGCTAAATGGATAATTAATGGAGAAGAACTTAATTCATGTAATAATGCCATTATAGCTCAATCTATAATGGAAAAAGAATTTAAGATAAAAAAAGGAGAAAATATTATAAACTTTACCCCTGGTGACAAAGATATAAATTTTAGCTGTTGGATGGGAATGATAAGTGGCGTAATTAAGGTTGTAGATAACCTTGATGCGGTAGATACATCAAAAACTGATCCATCATTACCTCCTGCGAGCACAGGTCCTAGCTGCTGTGCTGTACCAGTAGATGAATCTTCCCAAGCAGAACAATCTAGCATTTATGGCAACAATATGGCTCTAGTGCCAACTGAAAAGTTAATTAATAAAGCTCTGCCATCTGGTGAATACCAAAGTGCAACGTTTAAAGGTATTGGTTCTGAATTACAGCCATTAATAGCTGTTACAGGTAATAATTCAAAAACTAAATTAAGCTTTAATTTAAATGATTTCGATAATGCTGAAGGTAAATATATAATCTTAGATTTAGAAACTCGTAATGAAGTCTTTTCATTTACTGCAAAAAAAGGTGTAAATGAAATAGAGTTTAGTCCTAAAAAAGCTGGTAGTTATGGAATATTAAAAGATAATGTAATTTTAGGGATAATTGAAGTGGTTGATGATTTAGAGTCTGCTGATATGGAAAGAATACGAGAAAAACATGTTGAGTAA
- a CDS encoding LDCC motif putative metal-binding protein: MFKFLKKFLQRLEQENGKSFGNNKLDCCDLNKSNNNRKTDNKSK; encoded by the coding sequence GTGTTTAAGTTCTTAAAAAAATTTCTACAAAGATTAGAACAGGAAAATGGTAAATCTTTTGGTAATAATAAGCTTGACTGTTGTGATTTAAATAAGTCAAATAATAATAGAAAAACTGATAATAAGAGTAAGTAG
- the tlp gene encoding small acid-soluble spore protein Tlp codes for MKNKPDDRRDNVDKIQYNITKTIQNCELADEMIAKTDDEKMKETLIEKNQRRREALDGMREEIKDEARDKKNGYM; via the coding sequence ATGAAAAACAAACCAGATGATAGAAGAGATAATGTAGATAAAATTCAATATAATATTACTAAGACTATCCAAAATTGTGAGCTCGCAGATGAAATGATTGCAAAAACAGATGATGAAAAAATGAAAGAAACGCTAATAGAAAAAAATCAAAGAAGAAGAGAAGCACTTGATGGTATGAGAGAAGAAATTAAAGATGAAGCAAGAGATAAGAAAAATGGATATATGTAA
- a CDS encoding DNA alkylation repair protein — MNKTIREQIFQLADEDYQKFSSKLLPDTDNILGVRLPQLRKLAKAIAKDDWRKFVTNSDSKYFEEIMLQGLVLGYAKTDIEEILKYVANFVPKIDNWSVCDSFCTGLKFTKNNMDRVWNFIQPFLSSNKEFEVRFGVVMLLDFYINDEYIDHVIKSLDTIKHPGYYAKMAVAWTLSICYIKFPKQTMEYLKNNTLDNFTYNKALQKITESLRVDKETKIIIKSMKRKL; from the coding sequence TTGAATAAAACAATTAGAGAACAAATTTTTCAATTAGCAGATGAAGATTATCAAAAATTTTCATCAAAACTTTTACCTGATACAGATAATATATTGGGTGTTAGATTACCTCAACTTCGCAAGCTAGCGAAGGCAATCGCAAAAGATGATTGGCGTAAATTTGTCACTAACTCAGATAGTAAATATTTTGAAGAAATTATGCTTCAAGGACTAGTTTTAGGTTATGCAAAAACAGATATTGAAGAAATTCTTAAATATGTTGCTAACTTTGTACCTAAGATAGATAACTGGTCTGTATGTGATAGTTTTTGTACTGGTTTGAAATTTACTAAAAATAACATGGACCGTGTTTGGAATTTTATACAACCATTTTTATCCTCTAATAAAGAATTTGAAGTTCGCTTTGGTGTTGTAATGCTGCTAGATTTTTATATTAATGATGAATATATAGATCATGTAATTAAATCCCTAGATACTATAAAGCATCCTGGCTATTATGCAAAAATGGCAGTTGCCTGGACGCTCTCTATATGTTATATAAAATTCCCAAAACAAACTATGGAATATTTGAAAAACAATACCTTAGATAACTTCACTTATAACAAAGCACTACAAAAAATTACTGAATCTTTACGAGTAGATAAGGAAACAAAAATAATTATTAAAAGTATGAAAAGAAAACTATAA
- a CDS encoding D-Ala-D-Ala carboxypeptidase VanY, giving the protein MRNRRQKKLILRRVNFIISIVIILCTIQILSNKYNRSIESKRAQTIKEKKDVSENNKQQTIKKKESNTKNNKQQISKQSLVLVNRDNKLDENYLPHDLIVPNIRFLGNRNFQIRRLRRVASEALENLFQEAKNENIILLGVSGYRSYNYQVNVYNNSIYRNGQQHADKYVAHPGTSEHQTGLAMDIVSTEYTNLDENFVNTRAYKWLKENCYKYGFIIRYPKEKENITGYNFEPWHIRYVGIEAATEIMNKGITLEEYLQASND; this is encoded by the coding sequence ATGAGAAATAGAAGACAGAAAAAACTAATCTTAAGAAGAGTTAATTTTATAATAAGCATAGTTATAATTTTATGTACTATACAGATATTATCAAATAAATATAACAGAAGTATAGAATCTAAAAGAGCACAAACTATTAAAGAAAAGAAAGATGTTAGTGAAAATAATAAACAACAAACTATTAAAAAAAAGGAATCTAATACTAAAAATAATAAACAACAAATTTCAAAACAAAGTTTAGTATTAGTAAATAGAGATAATAAACTAGATGAAAATTATCTACCGCATGATCTTATTGTGCCTAATATAAGATTTTTAGGGAATAGAAATTTTCAAATAAGAAGACTAAGGAGAGTGGCTAGTGAAGCTTTAGAAAATCTTTTCCAGGAAGCTAAAAATGAGAACATAATATTATTAGGGGTATCAGGATATAGAAGCTATAATTATCAGGTAAACGTTTATAATAATTCGATTTATAGAAATGGACAACAACATGCGGATAAGTATGTTGCACACCCAGGAACAAGTGAGCATCAAACAGGTTTAGCTATGGATATAGTTTCAACCGAGTATACTAACTTAGATGAAAATTTTGTTAATACTAGAGCATATAAATGGCTTAAAGAAAATTGTTATAAGTATGGATTTATAATTAGATATCCAAAGGAAAAAGAAAATATTACTGGTTATAATTTTGAACCTTGGCATATAAGGTATGTAGGGATAGAGGCGGCTACAGAAATTATGAATAAGGGTATTACTTTAGAGGAATATTTACAAGCAAGTAATGATTAA
- a CDS encoding cytochrome P450 — protein sequence MLIEEHIPKDKGIDNTFALLQEGYLFIKNRADRYQSNLFETHLFGQKVICMTGEEAAKLYYNKELFQRNGAAPKRVQKTLFGENAIQTMDDEEHIHRKHFFMSLMTPPSQKILAELVMKKWKSSIDKWEDKKEIVLFNEAKETLCQISCQWAGVPLHKSEIKNRAEDFNLMVNALGAVGPQYWKGKMARSRAEKWISGIIQDVRSDRLNAEEGSPLYAMAFHRDLDGNQMDTSMAAIELINVLRPIVAISTFITFAALALYEHPECKEKLISGGDSYVEMFAQEVRRYYPFAPFLGARVRKDFILNECELKKGMLVLLDMYGTNHDSQIWEKPNEFYPERFKEWKGSLFDFIPQGGGDPVKTHRCPGEGITMEIMKKSLNFLVNKIEFQVPKQDLSYSLIKIPTLPKSGFIMTNIKRKF from the coding sequence ATGTTAATAGAGGAACATATTCCAAAGGATAAAGGCATTGACAACACTTTCGCTTTGTTACAGGAGGGATATTTATTTATCAAAAACAGGGCCGACAGGTATCAGTCTAATTTGTTTGAAACTCACTTATTTGGACAAAAGGTAATATGCATGACTGGTGAGGAAGCTGCAAAGTTATATTACAACAAGGAACTGTTTCAACGAAATGGTGCAGCACCTAAACGGGTACAAAAAACCTTGTTTGGTGAGAATGCAATCCAGACTATGGATGATGAAGAGCATATTCATAGAAAGCACTTTTTTATGTCATTAATGACTCCACCATCTCAAAAAATATTAGCTGAACTTGTAATGAAGAAATGGAAATCTTCTATTGATAAATGGGAAGATAAGAAGGAGATTGTACTTTTTAATGAGGCAAAAGAAACTTTATGCCAGATATCATGCCAGTGGGCAGGAGTTCCATTACATAAATCAGAAATAAAAAATCGGGCAGAGGACTTTAATTTAATGGTTAATGCTTTAGGGGCAGTTGGACCACAGTATTGGAAAGGGAAAATGGCTAGATCCAGAGCGGAAAAGTGGATAAGCGGGATCATCCAAGATGTTCGTTCTGATAGGTTGAACGCAGAAGAAGGTTCACCACTATATGCTATGGCTTTTCATAGGGATCTTGATGGCAATCAAATGGATACTTCAATGGCAGCCATAGAACTTATTAATGTACTACGTCCTATTGTTGCTATTTCAACCTTCATTACCTTTGCAGCTTTAGCTTTATATGAACATCCAGAATGTAAAGAAAAATTAATTTCAGGTGGCGACAGCTATGTTGAAATGTTTGCACAGGAAGTTCGACGATACTATCCTTTTGCTCCTTTTCTTGGTGCAAGAGTGCGAAAGGATTTTATATTGAATGAATGTGAATTAAAGAAAGGAATGCTAGTGTTACTTGATATGTATGGTACAAATCATGATTCACAGATATGGGAAAAACCTAATGAATTTTATCCAGAGAGGTTTAAAGAATGGAAAGGAAGCTTATTTGATTTCATTCCTCAAGGTGGAGGTGATCCTGTCAAGACACACCGTTGTCCAGGAGAGGGTATTACCATGGAAATTATGAAAAAAAGCTTGAATTTCCTTGTTAACAAGATTGAGTTTCAGGTTCCAAAGCAGGATTTAAGCTATAGTCTAATAAAAATACCTACATTGCCTAAAAGTGGATTTATTATGACTAATATTAAAAGAAAATTTTAA
- a CDS encoding sensor histidine kinase, with translation MKMSLKKKLSLGFLIAVIGSIIIASSISNYMINNRFNEYLVQEHKNKINKIIVAIEDMYKEDKGFQALKYDEIKRYAVLNELYIEIKDKKGSKIFTSGDDHLKHRSMMNSMMGHGMGNMMGKMKNLDLGDYKEEEQWLKKNNVTFGKITIGYFGTSYLSNGALTFKRTLNHSFIVSMVITFILGLILSWILSKQLSKPLVKIKEIANTMRMGNLNIRSNIKSNTTEIQELSNSINYLAETLQQQEALRKRLTSDMAHEIRTPITTLKTHVEAIIDGIWEPTEERLQVFYEELERLTNLVNNLRNISKLEKAETFVNKTNLNITKEIEKVVETFNPLYKKSGFKIVTKLDKDVYGFIDKDKLKQIMHNLLSNSYKYLNEDGLVKVSLSKEEDKIFIKVEDNGEGIPKEDLPHIFERFYRSDISRNKITGGTGLGLTITKTLVEAHGGHIRVESKMGVGTKFIIEIKTTL, from the coding sequence ATGAAAATGTCTTTAAAGAAAAAACTTTCTTTAGGATTTTTAATTGCGGTTATAGGTTCAATAATAATTGCTAGTTCCATATCTAATTATATGATAAATAATAGATTCAATGAATATTTGGTTCAAGAACATAAAAATAAAATAAACAAAATTATAGTGGCAATTGAAGATATGTATAAAGAAGATAAAGGCTTTCAAGCGTTAAAGTATGATGAAATAAAAAGATATGCAGTTTTAAATGAACTTTATATAGAGATAAAAGATAAAAAGGGTAGCAAGATATTTACCTCTGGGGATGACCATCTTAAACATAGGAGTATGATGAATTCTATGATGGGGCATGGAATGGGTAATATGATGGGAAAAATGAAAAATTTAGATTTAGGGGATTATAAAGAAGAAGAACAATGGCTTAAAAAGAACAATGTGACTTTTGGAAAGATAACTATTGGATATTTTGGTACTTCATATTTAAGCAATGGAGCATTAACATTTAAAAGAACATTAAATCATTCCTTTATTGTATCTATGGTCATAACCTTTATTTTAGGACTTATACTGAGCTGGATTTTATCAAAACAACTTTCAAAACCTTTGGTTAAAATAAAAGAAATAGCTAATACAATGAGAATGGGCAATTTAAATATAAGGTCTAATATAAAAAGTAATACAACAGAAATTCAGGAATTATCAAATTCTATAAATTATTTAGCAGAAACACTACAACAACAGGAGGCTCTTCGCAAAAGATTGACTTCAGATATGGCCCATGAAATAAGAACTCCAATTACGACTTTAAAAACTCATGTTGAGGCAATAATAGATGGTATATGGGAACCCACAGAGGAAAGATTGCAGGTTTTTTATGAGGAATTAGAGCGATTAACAAATCTTGTGAATAATTTAAGAAATATTTCTAAATTAGAAAAAGCCGAAACATTTGTAAATAAAACTAATTTAAATATTACGAAGGAAATAGAAAAAGTTGTAGAAACATTTAATCCCTTATACAAAAAAAGTGGCTTTAAAATAGTTACTAAACTGGATAAGGATGTATATGGTTTTATAGATAAGGATAAATTAAAGCAAATTATGCATAATCTTTTATCCAATTCATATAAGTATTTAAATGAAGATGGATTAGTAAAGGTTTCATTATCAAAGGAAGAAGATAAGATATTTATAAAGGTTGAAGATAATGGAGAGGGGATTCCAAAGGAGGATCTACCTCATATATTTGAAAGATTTTATAGAAGTGATATATCAAGGAATAAAATTACAGGTGGTACAGGGCTTGGTCTTACCATAACAAAAACTTTAGTAGAAGCTCATGGTGGGCATATTAGAGTAGAAAGTAAGATGGGAGTTGGAACCAAGTTTATTATAGAGATAAAAACTACTCTTTAG
- a CDS encoding sensor histidine kinase produces the protein MHTIRKRLSILFVICSVAGILLVTLFVNATINKKFDAYVADVQDKRYERIVSYFEEVYKTQGKWTKNSGVELMHEAHMGNYCLTLLDINKKPIWGMSPNDIRLNTMPVKDRGVYNTKTFEIKSEGKVVGYVDIGQYSSLLLSEEDISFKTSINKSIVASGFLTLVIIITISLYFSKQFSIPIKEVANLSVNLSKGDFDAKSSAESDIEELENLRKSVNILAEKLKYQDSLRRRLVSDISHEIRTPLNVLQNNLEAMIDGVFPVTAERLNCLNEEVVRFGRLLNNLNVLKEFESESIKLNFEKIFLDELIPDICNDFYAIAENKNIKLQYHIKDYEDYSITGDRDKLKQVFINLLSNALKFTEEGGKVLIKLYTSDKNIVVEVKDNGVGIKKEDLPFIFERLYRGDKSRQQFEGNGIGLTIAKNILQLHYASIDLESEEGEGATFKIYFDKNVDN, from the coding sequence GTGCATACAATAAGAAAAAGATTAAGTATTTTATTTGTTATTTGCTCAGTAGCAGGGATATTGCTTGTAACATTATTTGTAAATGCAACTATAAATAAAAAGTTTGATGCATATGTGGCAGATGTCCAAGATAAAAGATATGAAAGAATAGTATCTTACTTTGAAGAAGTATATAAAACACAAGGAAAGTGGACTAAAAATTCTGGAGTTGAATTAATGCATGAAGCTCATATGGGAAATTATTGTTTGACACTTCTAGATATTAACAAAAAACCTATATGGGGTATGAGCCCAAATGATATAAGATTAAATACAATGCCTGTAAAAGATAGAGGTGTTTATAATACTAAGACTTTTGAAATCAAATCAGAAGGCAAGGTAGTTGGATATGTGGATATTGGACAGTATTCTTCTTTATTGTTATCTGAAGAAGATATAAGCTTTAAAACATCTATAAATAAAAGTATTGTTGCTAGTGGATTTTTAACTCTTGTCATTATAATTACCATAAGTCTTTACTTTTCCAAACAATTTTCAATTCCAATTAAGGAGGTTGCTAATTTGTCTGTAAATTTATCAAAAGGAGATTTTGATGCGAAATCAAGTGCTGAAAGTGATATTGAAGAACTAGAAAATTTAAGAAAAAGTGTTAATATACTAGCTGAAAAATTAAAGTATCAAGATTCCTTAAGAAGAAGATTAGTTTCTGACATATCCCATGAGATTAGAACTCCATTAAATGTACTACAAAATAATCTAGAGGCTATGATAGATGGGGTTTTCCCCGTTACAGCAGAAAGATTAAATTGTCTGAATGAAGAAGTAGTTAGATTTGGTAGATTATTAAATAACTTAAATGTATTAAAAGAGTTTGAATCTGAGAGTATTAAGCTTAATTTTGAAAAAATATTTCTAGATGAATTAATTCCAGATATATGCAATGATTTTTATGCCATAGCGGAAAATAAGAATATTAAACTGCAATACCATATAAAAGATTATGAGGACTATAGTATAACTGGAGATAGAGATAAATTAAAACAAGTATTTATAAATTTACTTTCTAATGCTCTCAAATTTACGGAAGAGGGTGGAAAGGTACTAATTAAGTTATATACAAGTGATAAAAATATTGTTGTAGAAGTTAAGGATAATGGTGTAGGAATTAAGAAAGAAGATTTACCTTTTATATTTGAGAGACTTTATAGGGGAGACAAGAGCAGGCAACAATTTGAGGGAAATGGTATAGGTTTAACTATTGCTAAGAATATATTGCAGCTTCATTATGCAAGTATAGATCTCGAAAGTGAAGAAGGAGAAGGAGCTACCTTTAAAATTTATTTTGATAAAAATGTAGATAACTAA
- a CDS encoding helix-turn-helix domain-containing protein, producing MCDANKHICSVAEKFFLCTNIPIKSFSYKGDLINSRGYNYMFEDLFDTNNIYEKLDKDSMTKNGYCTIGTKVLSNVNFTAFYICPKSIHRGVYIIGPYSSSKRNNNAIPYKPLSCIPHLISLLRNIALDSRYIKEKVLTCKAPNNLHIRKAMDLLDANYSDDITLGDISEYLNINKSYFCSILKKETGKTFSHLINEIRIEKSKELLAKNDLSILEIALSVGFNNQNYFSSTFKKFNNKTPIEFRNENFIVQ from the coding sequence TTGTGTGATGCAAATAAACATATATGTTCTGTGGCTGAAAAGTTTTTTTTATGTACCAATATCCCCATAAAATCATTTAGTTATAAAGGCGACTTAATAAATTCTAGAGGATATAATTACATGTTTGAAGATCTATTTGATACTAATAATATCTATGAAAAATTAGATAAGGATTCTATGACTAAGAATGGCTACTGTACCATAGGTACTAAAGTTTTAAGTAATGTTAATTTTACAGCTTTTTATATTTGCCCGAAAAGCATTCATAGAGGTGTGTATATAATAGGTCCTTATTCTTCATCTAAGAGAAATAACAATGCTATACCCTATAAGCCTCTTTCTTGTATTCCTCATTTAATTTCTCTTTTAAGAAACATAGCTTTAGATAGTAGATACATCAAAGAAAAAGTTCTTACTTGTAAAGCACCAAATAATCTTCATATTAGAAAAGCTATGGATCTTCTAGATGCAAATTATAGTGATGATATAACTTTAGGCGATATATCTGAATATCTAAATATAAATAAATCTTATTTTTGTTCTATATTAAAAAAAGAAACTGGTAAAACTTTTTCTCATCTTATAAATGAAATTAGAATAGAGAAAAGTAAAGAACTTTTAGCAAAAAATGATTTATCCATATTAGAAATTGCTCTCTCTGTTGGATTTAATAATCAAAATTATTTCAGTTCAACTTTTAAAAAATTTAATAATAAGACTCCGATTGAATTTAGAAATGAAAACTTTATAGTTCAATAG
- a CDS encoding response regulator transcription factor: protein MSSILIIEDEKRVSEVLKAYLEKEGYKVYCTTKGLEGIEIFKSIDIKLIILDLMLPDISGEEVCKIIRQSSDVHIFMLTAKGALNDRIEGLNIGADEYLIKPFSPRELTARVNALFRRLSTDNSTSNLIFDGGKLSIDYDKRVVKVNGKEISITPNEFDILYALVLNKGKVLSREQLIDKIFGIDFEGYDRTIDVHIKNIRKKIEEDTKNPKYIVTVMKVGYKFGGEN from the coding sequence ATGAGTAGCATTCTAATAATTGAAGATGAAAAAAGAGTTTCCGAAGTTTTGAAAGCTTATTTAGAAAAAGAAGGATATAAAGTATATTGCACTACAAAAGGTTTAGAAGGTATAGAAATATTTAAATCAATAGACATAAAATTAATAATCTTAGATTTAATGCTTCCGGATATTAGTGGGGAAGAAGTTTGTAAAATAATACGACAAAGTTCAGATGTGCATATTTTTATGCTAACAGCAAAAGGAGCTTTAAATGATAGAATAGAGGGTTTAAATATTGGTGCAGATGAATATTTGATTAAGCCATTTAGCCCTAGAGAACTTACAGCGAGAGTTAATGCTCTTTTTAGAAGATTAAGTACAGATAATAGTACTTCGAATTTAATTTTTGATGGTGGAAAGTTAAGTATTGATTATGATAAAAGGGTTGTAAAAGTTAATGGAAAGGAAATTTCAATTACCCCAAATGAGTTTGATATACTGTATGCCCTTGTTTTAAACAAGGGAAAAGTGCTATCAAGAGAACAACTCATAGATAAAATATTTGGTATTGATTTTGAAGGGTATGATAGAACTATTGATGTCCATATAAAAAATATTCGTAAAAAGATAGAAGAAGATACTAAGAATCCTAAATATATTGTTACCGTTATGAAGGTAGGTTATAAATTTGGTGGTGAGAATTAA
- a CDS encoding GNAT family N-acetyltransferase, producing the protein MNFKEITISDIEELADMYVATFNSPPWNDEWTIETASKRLYQMVNCESSYGLVAYEDKLICGMILGSEEQYYNGIMFNIKEFCVRNDVRSKGFGTKIFQEFQNRLKNKGVTEIILLTSRDDRTEGFYKKKGLQSYNEMVLMGKQI; encoded by the coding sequence ATGAATTTTAAGGAGATAACAATATCGGATATAGAAGAACTTGCAGATATGTATGTTGCTACATTTAATTCTCCACCTTGGAATGATGAATGGACAATTGAAACCGCCTCAAAACGATTATATCAAATGGTAAACTGTGAATCTTCCTATGGACTTGTAGCATATGAAGATAAATTAATTTGTGGGATGATTTTAGGTAGTGAAGAACAGTATTATAATGGTATAATGTTCAATATTAAGGAATTTTGTGTAAGAAATGATGTGCGCAGTAAAGGTTTCGGTACAAAAATTTTTCAAGAATTTCAAAATCGTTTGAAAAATAAGGGAGTAACTGAAATTATCTTACTTACATCAAGAGACGACCGTACAGAAGGATTTTATAAGAAAAAAGGCTTGCAATCATATAATGAAATGGTTTTGATGGGTAAACAGATTTGA
- a CDS encoding SHOCT domain-containing protein: MFGCGFGRSAFTGGWSTWMIVPMIFRLLIIIGIIYVVVKLFKNHMVNNNNAIKILNEKYATGEISEEEYLKRKNIISK; encoded by the coding sequence ATGTTTGGATGTGGATTTGGTAGATCAGCATTTACAGGTGGATGGTCAACATGGATGATTGTACCTATGATATTTAGACTTTTAATAATTATAGGGATAATATATGTAGTAGTAAAGCTATTTAAGAACCATATGGTTAATAATAATAATGCTATAAAAATACTTAATGAAAAATATGCTACAGGAGAAATTAGCGAAGAAGAATATTTAAAAAGAAAAAATATAATATCTAAATAG